In Humulus lupulus chromosome 7, drHumLupu1.1, whole genome shotgun sequence, the following are encoded in one genomic region:
- the LOC133789563 gene encoding (S)-8-oxocitronellyl enol synthase CYC2, with protein MAIREFHEPEPNHNNGHVAAIFGVTGVVGRELARRLTSKSEWKKVYGIARNPPHLDHINPINQSNFHFIQCDLENPFETHQRLSLLRDVTHIFWVTWASQYRYDSRESCEQNKAMMVNALNTLLPKANFLKHFSLQTGLKHYISFQGPFHEESGVRIYSEESPRMRSDNGNFYYELEDLLKERLRNKVAWTIQRPGLITGSSTRSFYNVMGCLGVYGTICRHLNLPFVFGGTKKCWEEFVLDGSDARLVSEQHIWAATNEDVYDSTNGQAFNCLNGPSFTWKEIWPSVGKNFGAQIQPKDMLFSDEFYYTKAMADKGKVWEEIVEKEGLVRTKMEDLANWEFLDTLFRCPFKMLGTRDKVDRFGFSQRYKALDSILYWLESMRDDKIIP; from the coding sequence ATGGCAATCAGAGAGTTCCATGAACCAGAGCCCAACCACAATAATGGGCATGTGGCAGCCATCTTTGGGGTAACCGGGGTTGTGGGGAGGGAGCTGGCAAGAAGGCTCACATCAAAATCTGAATGGAAAAAGGTTTATGGAATTGCCCGGAATCCTCCTCATCTTGATCATATCAATCCCATAAACCAATCCAACTTCCACTTCATCCAATGTGATCTGGAGAACCCTTTTGAAACCCACCAAAGGCTTTCCTTGCTAAGGGACGTGACTCACATTTTTTGGGTCACTTGGGCTAGCCAATATCGATACGACAGCCGAGAAAGCTGCGAGCAGAACAAAGCCATGATGGTTAATGCCCTCAACACTCTTCTTCCCAAGGCCAACTTCTTGAAGCACTTTTCTCTGCAAACAGGCTTGAAGCACTATATATCTTTTCAAGGACCTTTTCATGAGGAGTCCGGAGTTAGAATTTACAGTGAGGAAAGCCCCAGAATGAGGTCTGACAACGGCAATTTTTACTATGAGCTTGAGGATTTACTCAAGGAGAGGCTAAGAAACAAAGTGGCTTGGACCATACAAAGGCCTGGCTTGATTACAGGTAGTTCTACAAGGAGTTTTTACAATGTTATGGGTTGTTTAGGGGTTTATGGTACAATTTGTAGGCATTTAAATCTACCCTTTGTGTTTGGTGGGACAAAGAAGTGTTGGGAAGAGTTCGTCCTTGATGGCTCGGATGCTAGGCTCGTAAGTGAGCAACATATTTGGGCTGCAACCAATGAAGATGTGTATGATTCCACTAATGGGCAAgcttttaattgtttaaatggTCCTAGTTTTACATGGAAGGAGATTTGGCCAAGTGTAGGGAAAAATTTTGGAGCTCAAATACAGCCAAAGGACATGTTATTCTCTGATGAGTTTTATTATACCAAAGCCATGGCTGATAAAGGGAAAGTTTGGGAAGAGATTGTTGAGAAGGAAGGACTGGTTCGAACGAAGATGGAGGATTTGGCCAATTGGGAATTCTTGGATACTTTGTTTCGTTGCCCATTTAAAATGTTGGGAACAAGAGATAAGGTTGATCGTTTTGGTTTTAGTCAGAGATACAAGGCTTTGGATTCAATCTTGTATTGGTTGGAGTCCATGAGAGATGATAAGATAATCCCTTGA
- the LOC133791252 gene encoding ABC transporter G family member 31, translating to MAASNGSEYFEFDIETGNESFGRPSNAESVAQDEEQLLWAAIARLPSQKRSHFALLRKSPSGKQGTETIDVTKLDREGRESLVKKALATNDQDNNKLLSAIKDRLNRVGIEVPNVEVRFENLNVVAKVQTGSRALPTLINFSRNAIESILTSLRICQPKRHSLTILNDISGVVKPGRMTLLLGPPGSGKSTLLLALAGKLDSNLKKTGKITYNGHELDEFCVQRTSAYIGQTENHIAELTVRETLDFAARCQGASEGFAAYMEDLAQLEKERSIRPSPEIDAFMKAASVGGKKHSVSTDYVMKVLGLDVCSETLVGSDMLRGISGGQRKRVTTGEMIVGPRKTLFMDEISTGLDSSTTFQIVKCIGNFVHHMEATVLLALLQPAPETFDLFDDIVLLSEGYVVYQGPKEDVLEFFESLGFRLPPRKGVADFLQEVTSRRDQAQYWADPSKPYVFIPVSEIAKAFKESRFGRSLQSDLSIPYDKSKSHPSALSKSKYAASKWELFKACYAREILLISRHRFLYIFRTCQVACVGLVTCTMFLRTRLHPVDEIQGNLYLACLFFGLVHMMFNGFSELPIMISRLPVFYKQRDNLFHPAWAWSVCSWLLRVPYSVIEAVVWSCVVYYTVGFAPGLGRFLRFMILLFSVHQMALGLFRMMAALARDMIIANTFGSAALLIIFLLGGFILPKEMITPWWEWAFWLSPLSYGQRAISVNEFTATRWMEKSFLVNSTVGYNVLHSHSLPTGDYWYWLGVGVLLLYALLFNNIVTLALTYLNPLTKPQTVIPIEVDKDNHSANGVCENDVELKTYAIDGNKRKGMILPFKPLTMTFNNVNYFVDMPKEMRSKGILENRLQLLSDVSGVFSPGVLTALVGSSGAGKTTLMDVLAGRKTGGYIEGEIKISGYPKEQRTFARISGYVEQNDIHSPQVTVEESLWFSSSLRLPKEVSQEKRHEFVEEVMRLVELDTLRHALVGLPGSTGLSTEQRKRLTIAVELVANPSIIFMDEPTSGLDARAAAIVMRTVRNTVDTGRTVVCTIHQPSIDLFEAFDELLLMKRGGRLIYGGKLGLHSQTMISYFQGISGIPKIPSSYNPATWMLEVTTPATEERLGIDFATIYRNSEQYREVEASINHFSTPASDSEPLRFSSTYSQDRLSQFLICLWKQNLVYYRSPAYNAIRLVFTAVSALIFGSVFWNIGSRRESTQDLFMVMGALYAATMFLGVNNASSVQPVVSIERTVFYREKAAGMYSPFAYAISQGLVEIPYIAAQTILYGVITYFMINYERTIGKFFLYLLFMFLTFTYFTFYGMMAVGLTPSQNLAAVISSAFYSLWNLLSGFLVPQPNIPGWWIWFYYICPVAWTLKGIISSQLGDVETRIVGPGFDGTVKEYLEVSLGYGPGMIGVSAAVLIGFSVLFFTVFAVSVKVLNFQKR from the exons ATGGCGGCTTCCAACGGGAGCGAGTACTTTGAGTTCGACATTGAAACAGGGAACGAGTCCTTTGGGAGGCCGTCGAATGCTGAATCGGTTGCTCAAGATGAAGAGCAGCTTCTATGGGCAGCCATCGCCAGGTTACCTTCGCAGAAGCGTTCTCACTTCGCTTTGCTCAGGAAGTCGCCTTCGGGTAAACAAGGCACTGAGACGATCGATGTCACCAAACTCGATCGTGAAGGACGTGAAAGTCTCGTGAAGAAAGCCTTGGCTACAAACGATCAAGATAATAATAAGCTTCTTTCCGCCATTAAAGATCGCCTCAATAG AGTCGGAATTGAGGTGCCAAACGTAGAAGTTCGATTCGAGAATTTGAACGTAGTGGCGAAGGTTCAAACTGGTTCAAGAGCCTTGCCTACCCTAATCAATTTCTCTCGTAATGCTATTGAG AGTATCTTGACTAGTTTGAGAATATGTCAACCAAAACGACACTCTTTAACTATTCTAAACGACATCAGCGGGGTTGTGAAGCCAGGAAG GATGACTCTGCTCTTAGGGCCTCCAGGCTCGGGCAAATCTACTCTGCTTTTAGCTCTTGCGGGAAAACTTGACAGCAACTTAAAG AAAACTGGAAAAATCACCTACAACGGCCATGAACTTGATGAGTTCTGTGTCCAAAGGACTTCTGCCTACATTGGCCAAACAGAAAACCACATAGCAGAACTGACTGTCAGAGAGACTTTGGACTTCGCAGCTAGGTGTCAAGGTGCAAGTGAAGGATTTGCAG CGTACATGGAAGATTTGGCTCAGTTAGAGAAGGAGAGGAGCATTCGTCCAAGTCCGGAGATAGATGCATTTATGAAG GCAGCATCTGTTGGTGGGAAAAAACACAGCGTGTCAACAGATTATGTGATGAAAGTGCTAGGCCTAGACGTATGTTCTGAGACGCTTGTTGGTAGTGACATGCTTAGAGGCATATCAGGTGGACAGAGAAAACGAGTTACTACAG GAGAAATGATTGTAGGGCCAAGGAAAACCTTGTTTATGGATGAAATCTCTACTGGGTTAGATAGCTCTACTACATTTCAGATAGTAAAATGCATTGGGAACTTTGTTCATCACATGGAAGCAACTGTACTGCTAGCTCTTCTTCAGCCCGCTCCTGAGACATTCGATTTGTTTGACGACATTGTGTTATTATCAGAAGGATATGTGGTATACCAAGGTCCTAAGGAAGATGTTTTAGAGTTTTTTGAGTCATTGGGTTTTCGACTCCCACCAAGAAAGGGTGTCGCAGATTTTCTACAAGAG GTGACATCCAGAAGGGATCAAGCTCAGTACTGGGCAGATCCTTCAAAGCCATACGTGTTTATTCCCGTTTCAGAAATTGCTAAAGCCTTCAAAGAATCCAGATTTGGAAGGTCTCTGCAGTCTGATCTTTCTATACCATATGACAAATCTAAAAGTCATCCTTCAGCTTTGTCAAAATCAAAATACGCAGCTTCAAAATGGGAACTATTTAAAGCATGCTATGCACGAGAAATACTGTTGATAAGCAGGCACCGTTTTCTTTACATATTCAGGACATGCCAG GTAGCATGTGTTGGGCTCGTCACATGCACAATGTTTCTTCGAACAAGATTACACCCCGTAGATGAGATACAGGGCAACCTTTACCTGGCTTGCCTATTTTTCGGTCTGGTGCACATGATGTTCAATGGATTTTCTGAGCTACCTATAATGATTTCTCGACTTCCAGTGTTTTACAAACAAAGAGACAATTTGTTTCACCCTGCATGGGCATGGTCCGTTTGTAGTTGGCTTCTACGGGTTCCTTACTCAGTTATTGAAGCTGTTGTCTGGTCTTGTGTTGTATATTACACTGTTGGTTTCGCCCCTGGCCTTGGGAG ATTTTTACGTTTCATGATTTTACTATTTTCTGTGCACCAAATGGCATTGGGTCTTTTCCGGATGATGGCAGCACTTGCTCGAGATATGATCATTGCCAACACATTTGGGTCGGCGGCACTTTTAATTATTTTCCTGTTGGGTGGATTCATCCTTCCGAAAG AAATGATTACGCCATGGTGGGAATGGGCTTTTTGGCTGTCTCCACTTTCTTATGGACAACGTGCAATTTCCGTCAACGAATTTACAGCCACTAGGTGGATGGAG AAGTCATTTCTTGTTAACAGCACAGTTGGGTATAATGTTCTCCACTCACATAGCTTACCCACGGGTGATTATTGGTACTGGCTAGGAGTTGGAGTTTTATTGCTTTATGCTTTGCTTTTCAACAACATTGTAACTTTGGCCTTGACCTACCTTAACC CACTTACGAAACCTCAAACAGTCATTCCAATTGAAGTAGATAAAGACAATCATTCAGCAAATGGTG TGTGTGAGAATGATGTCGAACTAAAAACATATGCTATAGATGGCAACAAAAGGAAGGGAATGATTCTTCCATTCAAACCATTGACAATGACTTTCAATAATGTCAATTACTTTGTCGATATGCCAAAG GAAATGAGGTCGAAAGGTATATTAGAAAATAGATTACAACTCTTGTCTGATGTAAGCGGAGTTTTCTCACCTGGTGTTCTCACTGCTTTGGTTGGGTCAAGCGGGGCTGGAAAGACTACTTTGATGGACGTGCTTGCTGGGAGGAAAACTGGTGGGTACATAGAAGGTGAAATTAAGATTTCCGGTTACCCAAAAGAGCAACGCACTTTTGCAAGAATTTCAGGATACGTTGAGCAAAATGATATCCACTCTCCTCAAGTGACAGTTGAAGAGTCTCTATGGTTTTCTTCATCTCTTCGCCTACCAAAGGAAGTTAGCCAAGAGAAAAGACAT GAGTTTGTTGAGGAAGTAATGAGATTAGTAGAGCTTGACACTCTAAGGCACGCTTTGGTTGGTCTACCGGGTAGTACAGGGTTATCAACAGAGCAAAGAAAGCGTTTAACAATTGCAGTGGAGCTTGTGGCAAAtccttctattatttttatggATGAACCTACATCTGGACTTGATGCACGAGCAGCAGCCATTGTGATGAGGACTGTACGCAATACTGTTGATACGGGAAGAACTGTAGTCTGTACTATACATCAACCAAGCATTGATCTATTTGAGGCATTTGATGAG CTTCTTCTTATGAAACGAGGAGGCCGTCTCATATACGGAGGGAAACTTGGTCTACACTCACAAACGATGATAAGCTATTTTCAG GGAATTAGCGGAATTCCTAAAATTCCTAGCAGTTATAATCCAGCAACTTGGATGCTTGAGGTTACTACACCTGCTACTGAAGAAAGGCTTGGTATAGACTTTGCAACTATTTATAGAAATTCGGAGCAATACAG GGAAGTGGAAGCTTCTATTAACCATTTTAGTACTCCAGCTTCTGATTCAGAACCATTGAGATTCTCTTCTACTTATTCACAAGATAGGCTCTCTCAATTTTTGATTTGTTTGTGGAAACAAAATCTGGTATATTATAGAAGTCCAGCATACAATGCCATAAGATTAGTTTTCACGGCAGTGAGCGCATTGATATTTGGTTCTGTATTTTGGAATATTGGCTCTAGAAG GGAATCAACCCAAGACTTGTTTATGGTTATGGGAGCTCTTTACGCTGCTACCATGTTTCTTGGGGTCAATAATGCATCTTCAGTACAACCGGTTGTTTCAATTGAAAGGACTGTATTCTATCGAGAGAAAGCTGCTGGAATGTATTCTCCATTTGCTTATGCAATTTCCCAG GGCCTAGTAGAGATCCCATACATTGCTGCGCAGACCATACTCTATGGTGTCATTACCTACTTCATGATCAACTATGAAAGAACAATTG GAAAATTCTTCCTTTACCTTCTGTTCATGTTCTTGACATTCACCTACTTTACCTTTTATGGCATGATGGCTGTTGGTCTCACACCTTCTCAGAACTTAGCAGCCGTCATATCATCAGCATTTTACTCTCTGTGGAATCTCCTTTCAGGCTTTCTCGTCCCACAACCA AACATCCCAGGTTGGTGGATTTGGTTCTATTATATCTGTCCAGTAGCATGGACACTCAAAGGAATTATATCATCTCAGCTAGGAGATGTGGAAACAAGGATTGTAGGACCTGGATTCGATGGGACTGTGAAAGAGTACCTGGAAGTTAGTCTTGGCTATGGTCCTGGTATGATTGGGGTTTCAGCCGCTGTTCTTATTGGTTTCAGTGTTCTTTTCTTCACTGTCTTTGCTGTCTCAGTCAAGGTCCTCAACTTTCAGAAGAGATGA